From a single Aminobacterium mobile DSM 12262 genomic region:
- a CDS encoding AI-2E family transporter, whose translation MSKSKGTREEAVKTASSLVTYKRMSKGRDHKLTYQSRRPYKRIRSFFLPFTLIFFALGSLTYLVSFSLLRPLAWSAILSFFVYPFYAYLYERVLSKRFANGAAAVTTAAIVLLIVVPSILVGTVMAREGIRIYGYLSDVFSDVNVEQGRTFVSLLFPEAIMEKIRPYLVEYPFLMTVIRQIGSWSISTLANISKSFLGDTIRIIYQLVVIVVSSFFFIRDGHVILDYIDDIVPLPPKEKKAFFDRAKQILQAVIYGITLTAGIQGVLGAFGWWYVGLPSPALFGAIMALLAMIPFIGTPLVWGPGAIYLFYVGNIKGAIILAVWGIMIVSTVDNFIRPVFISGGGKVHVLMVFIGVVGGLATWGFLGLFLGPLIISLFIFLLDSYRNIWKRYTSAYIPKTPSPSSSGEGE comes from the coding sequence TTGAGTAAAAGCAAAGGGACAAGAGAAGAAGCAGTTAAAACTGCTTCTTCTCTTGTGACATATAAGCGAATGAGTAAAGGGAGGGATCATAAGCTGACGTATCAGAGTAGGCGACCTTATAAAAGAATTAGAAGCTTTTTCTTACCCTTTACGTTGATTTTTTTTGCTCTGGGTTCTCTTACCTATCTCGTTTCTTTCAGTCTTTTGCGTCCTCTAGCCTGGTCTGCCATCTTGTCTTTTTTTGTATATCCATTTTACGCGTATCTCTATGAGCGTGTTTTATCTAAAAGGTTTGCTAATGGAGCAGCAGCTGTTACAACTGCTGCGATCGTTCTTCTTATAGTAGTACCCTCTATTTTGGTGGGGACTGTAATGGCTCGAGAGGGAATTCGAATATATGGCTATTTGTCCGATGTTTTTTCAGATGTGAACGTAGAGCAAGGTCGTACTTTTGTGTCTCTCCTTTTTCCAGAGGCAATAATGGAAAAAATACGTCCTTATCTGGTGGAATATCCGTTCCTTATGACGGTCATTCGACAGATTGGCTCTTGGAGCATCTCTACGCTGGCAAACATATCTAAGTCTTTTTTAGGAGATACAATTCGAATTATTTATCAATTAGTAGTAATCGTTGTCTCTTCTTTCTTCTTTATTCGGGATGGACATGTTATCTTAGACTACATTGATGATATTGTTCCTTTACCACCTAAGGAGAAAAAAGCTTTTTTTGACAGGGCTAAACAGATTCTTCAAGCCGTAATTTATGGCATTACCTTGACAGCAGGCATACAGGGAGTATTGGGGGCTTTCGGCTGGTGGTATGTGGGACTTCCTAGTCCGGCTCTTTTCGGGGCGATCATGGCCCTTCTTGCTATGATCCCATTTATAGGAACTCCCCTCGTATGGGGGCCTGGAGCTATTTACTTATTCTATGTGGGTAATATTAAGGGAGCCATTATTCTGGCGGTTTGGGGCATAATGATAGTGAGTACTGTAGATAACTTTATTCGTCCAGTCTTCATTTCTGGAGGAGGCAAAGTCCATGTTTTAATGGTTTTTATTGGAGTTGTAGGTGGATTGGCTACATGGGGCTTCTTAGGGCTTTTCTTAGGGCCTCTTATTATTAGTTTGTTTATCTTCCTTCTCGACAGTTATCGTAACATCTGGAAAAGATATACTAGTGCCTATATTCCTAAAACACCATCACCGAGCAGTTCTGGAGAAGGAGAGTGA
- a CDS encoding ATP-dependent nuclease, which yields MSIKKLKIKNFKCFSEWFSVDFDDGINILVGNNGTGKSTILEAINLVLTGTYHGKNIRNELSQYLFNKFVVKDYFERINDGITIEPPEIVIEVYFNEEIPSFLGDGNSERTKDISGIILSISFDKKYSNEYKILCENKITSLPIEYYEINWRSFARENITARSIPVKSAMIYTTSYTPNSGSDIYISRIVKNLLDDDEIIGISQAHRLMKEQFSKDESVANINKKLAETSNKELSISVDFGTKNSWESSLVTQLDDIPYNNIGKGTQCVIKTQLALSDKRMKNKQIVLLEEPECHLSYSNLNVLLDCVNKSNNEKQIIITTHSSFVSNKLGLENLILLNSGKTLRLGDLSNETSKFFKRVAGYDTLRLLLSTKSILVEGDSDELIVQRAYMDSYNGKLPIYDGIDIISVGTSFLRFLEIAKILDLCVTVVTDNDGNIDAVNKKYSSYLEENRSGNINVFFDDVEYEYKGNLENYNYNTLEPCIYRANSLTVLNEVLNKSYINEDDLLNYMRQHKTEVALKIFESDKNINFPKYIKEAISI from the coding sequence ATGTCGATAAAAAAATTAAAGATAAAAAACTTCAAATGTTTTTCAGAATGGTTTTCTGTTGATTTTGATGATGGCATTAACATACTGGTCGGCAATAACGGGACAGGTAAATCTACAATTTTAGAAGCGATTAACTTAGTATTAACCGGAACGTATCATGGGAAAAATATTAGGAATGAACTTTCTCAATATCTCTTCAATAAGTTTGTAGTAAAAGATTATTTCGAAAGAATAAATGATGGTATAACGATAGAACCGCCAGAAATAGTTATTGAAGTTTATTTCAACGAAGAAATACCAAGTTTTTTAGGTGATGGTAACTCTGAAAGGACTAAAGATATCTCTGGAATTATTTTGTCAATTAGTTTTGATAAGAAATATAGTAATGAGTATAAAATACTTTGCGAGAATAAAATAACATCATTACCAATAGAGTATTATGAAATAAACTGGAGGTCTTTTGCTAGGGAAAATATAACGGCAAGAAGTATTCCTGTGAAATCTGCAATGATTTATACCACTAGTTATACACCAAATAGCGGTTCAGATATTTATATTTCAAGGATAGTAAAGAACCTTTTGGATGATGATGAAATTATTGGCATATCGCAAGCACATAGACTTATGAAAGAGCAATTCTCTAAAGATGAGAGCGTTGCTAACATTAATAAAAAATTAGCTGAAACATCAAACAAAGAATTGTCAATTTCCGTGGATTTTGGAACTAAAAATTCATGGGAAAGCAGCTTGGTTACACAATTGGATGATATACCATATAACAACATAGGGAAAGGTACACAGTGTGTTATTAAAACGCAATTGGCATTAAGTGATAAGAGAATGAAAAATAAGCAAATTGTCCTACTTGAAGAGCCGGAGTGTCATTTATCATATTCGAATTTGAATGTTTTACTTGATTGTGTCAATAAATCAAATAATGAGAAACAAATAATAATTACTACGCATAGTAGTTTTGTATCAAATAAATTGGGCTTGGAAAACTTGATTTTGCTTAATAGTGGTAAAACGTTGCGATTAGGGGATCTATCTAATGAAACAAGCAAGTTTTTTAAACGAGTTGCAGGTTATGATACATTACGATTATTATTGTCGACAAAATCTATTTTAGTTGAAGGTGATTCAGATGAACTAATTGTGCAAAGAGCATATATGGATTCATATAATGGGAAATTACCTATTTATGATGGAATAGATATAATTTCAGTTGGGACATCATTTCTTAGATTTTTAGAAATTGCAAAAATATTAGACCTATGTGTGACTGTAGTGACTGATAATGATGGAAATATTGATGCTGTAAATAAAAAATATAGTAGTTATTTAGAAGAAAATCGTAGTGGAAATATAAATGTATTTTTTGATGATGTAGAGTATGAGTATAAAGGCAACTTAGAGAATTACAACTATAATACTTTAGAACCGTGTATATATAGAGCGAACTCTTTAACTGTTTTGAATGAAGTGCTTAATAAGTCGTATATTAATGAAGATGATTTGCTTAATTACATGAGACAACATAAAACAGAAGTTGCTTTAAAAATTTTTGAGAGTGATAAAAATATAAATTTCCCCAAATATATTAAAGAGGCTATTTCAATATGA
- a CDS encoding type I restriction endonuclease subunit R, translating into MSIYNIVASTDEATVVAEYAAEYNVRPEKYQSEAELEREFIRQLTSQGYEYISVHNEASLIENLRKQLELLNDFTFTDSEWDKFFTECIANTNEGIVEKTRKIQDDHIQILKREDGTTKNIYLLDKKNIHNNRLQVINQYEEAGGKHETRYDVTILVNGLPLVHVELKRRGVAIREAFNQIKRYQRDSFWAASGLFEYVQIFVISNGTHTKYYSNTTRNAHIKEQSSSERRRSKKTSNSFEFTSFWADANNKIIPDLVDFTKTFFAKHTLLNILTKYCIFTSEDLLLVMRPYQIAAAERILSRIVVSTNYKKMGTTAAGGYIWHTTGSGKTLTSFKTAQLASALPYIDKVLFVVDRKDLDYQTMKEYDRFEKGAANGNTSTRVLQRQLEDRDEKGNPHEYKIIVTTIQKLDIFIRKNKQHDIYKKHVVLIFDECHRSQFGEMHQAITKSFKNYHIFGFTGTPIFAANASSGGNPLLRTTEQAFGEKLHTYTIVDAINDGNVLPFRIDFINTIKMPNYVNDKKVYSIDREKALADPQRISEIVSYVLEHFDQKTKRNSYYTFSAKWEEADKHNPKKMIEKRETRRVAGFNSIFAAASIPMAIRYYNEFKKQIAEKNRNLTIATIFSFSANEEEPDGLLPEEDFNMENLDQSSRDFLEAAIRDYNSTFCTNYDTSSDKFQNYYKDLSLRVKNREIDILIVVNMFLTGFDATTLNTLWVDKNLRQHGLIQAFSRTNRILNSVKTYGNIVCFRDLKEETDKAIALFGNKDAGGIVLLKTYEEYYNGYDDKGEYKPGYAELIATLTTQYPLGQPILGEEAEKDFIRLYGAILRLRNILTSFDDFEGNEILSERDFQDYQSIYIDLYQEYRKGADGDKETINDDIVFEIELVKQIEVNIDYILMLVAKYQQSNCKDKTILTTIDKAINSSIELRSKKELIERFIEQVNVSTKVDEDWRKFLHERKEADISAIIEEERLKPEETRRFIDNAFRDGMLKTTGTDIDKIMPPVSRFGGGRAAKKQGIIEKLMLFFEKYLGLI; encoded by the coding sequence ATGAGTATATACAACATCGTTGCCAGTACTGATGAAGCAACAGTTGTTGCTGAATATGCAGCTGAATATAATGTCCGACCTGAAAAGTATCAGAGCGAGGCAGAACTTGAGCGGGAGTTTATCAGGCAACTAACTTCACAAGGATATGAATATATTTCAGTACACAATGAAGCTTCATTGATAGAAAATCTCCGAAAGCAACTTGAACTGCTTAATGATTTTACATTTACTGATAGTGAATGGGATAAATTTTTCACAGAATGTATTGCCAATACAAATGAAGGAATTGTTGAAAAGACCAGAAAAATTCAAGATGACCATATCCAGATTCTAAAACGTGAAGATGGAACAACAAAGAACATATACCTTTTGGATAAGAAGAATATCCATAACAATCGTTTGCAGGTTATTAATCAATACGAAGAAGCAGGCGGCAAGCATGAAACTCGATATGATGTAACAATCCTTGTCAATGGACTTCCACTAGTTCATGTGGAGTTAAAGCGGCGCGGTGTTGCTATCCGAGAAGCTTTCAACCAAATAAAAAGATACCAGCGTGACAGCTTTTGGGCGGCTTCTGGTTTATTTGAGTATGTGCAAATATTTGTAATCTCAAATGGCACTCATACAAAGTATTATAGCAACACCACAAGAAACGCACATATCAAGGAACAAAGCAGTAGTGAACGTCGAAGAAGTAAAAAAACAAGCAACAGTTTTGAGTTTACCAGCTTTTGGGCAGATGCAAATAACAAAATTATTCCTGACCTTGTGGATTTTACTAAAACTTTTTTTGCCAAACATACCCTCTTAAATATACTAACAAAATATTGTATTTTCACATCTGAAGATCTGCTCCTTGTAATGCGTCCTTATCAAATAGCTGCTGCAGAACGTATATTATCACGTATTGTAGTATCAACCAACTACAAGAAGATGGGCACAACTGCAGCTGGAGGATATATCTGGCATACAACAGGCTCTGGTAAGACTTTGACCAGTTTTAAGACAGCCCAATTAGCTTCTGCCTTGCCTTACATAGACAAGGTTCTGTTCGTTGTTGACCGTAAAGATCTGGATTATCAGACGATGAAGGAATATGATCGCTTTGAAAAGGGGGCAGCTAACGGTAATACGTCCACAAGAGTTCTTCAAAGACAATTGGAGGACAGGGATGAAAAAGGAAATCCTCATGAATACAAAATCATTGTAACCACTATTCAGAAGTTGGATATATTTATACGTAAAAACAAACAGCATGATATTTATAAGAAACATGTGGTACTGATTTTTGATGAGTGTCACCGTTCCCAATTTGGCGAAATGCATCAAGCTATCACGAAGAGTTTTAAGAACTACCATATCTTCGGCTTTACGGGAACCCCGATTTTTGCTGCGAATGCCAGTTCAGGCGGCAACCCACTGCTCCGCACAACCGAGCAGGCTTTTGGAGAAAAGTTGCATACCTATACCATTGTGGATGCCATCAATGATGGGAATGTTCTGCCTTTTAGGATAGATTTTATTAACACCATCAAGATGCCTAATTACGTTAATGATAAAAAAGTCTATAGCATAGATAGAGAAAAAGCCTTAGCAGATCCACAGCGAATCAGTGAAATTGTTTCTTACGTTCTTGAACACTTTGATCAAAAGACGAAGCGCAATAGTTATTACACATTCTCTGCGAAATGGGAAGAAGCAGATAAGCACAACCCTAAAAAGATGATAGAAAAGCGTGAAACAAGGCGAGTTGCCGGTTTCAACTCCATATTTGCTGCTGCATCCATCCCAATGGCAATCAGATACTATAATGAGTTTAAGAAGCAGATAGCGGAAAAGAACCGTAACCTTACCATTGCAACTATTTTCAGTTTTAGTGCAAATGAGGAGGAGCCAGATGGACTGTTGCCTGAAGAGGATTTTAATATGGAAAACCTTGACCAGAGCTCTAGAGATTTTCTTGAGGCGGCTATCCGAGATTACAATTCCACATTTTGTACAAATTACGATACTTCCTCGGATAAGTTCCAGAATTATTATAAAGACCTCTCTCTTCGCGTAAAGAATCGGGAGATTGATATATTGATTGTTGTCAATATGTTCCTGACAGGCTTTGATGCAACAACCTTGAATACGCTATGGGTAGATAAAAACCTGAGACAGCATGGACTGATTCAGGCTTTTTCAAGAACTAACCGCATCCTAAACAGCGTTAAGACCTATGGTAATATCGTTTGTTTCCGAGATTTGAAAGAAGAAACAGACAAAGCTATTGCACTATTCGGCAATAAGGATGCTGGCGGTATTGTACTGTTAAAAACATACGAAGAATACTATAACGGCTATGATGATAAAGGTGAGTATAAGCCGGGCTATGCTGAACTGATTGCAACTCTTACAACACAGTATCCCCTTGGCCAACCTATTCTCGGAGAAGAAGCTGAAAAAGACTTTATTCGGTTATATGGAGCAATACTCAGGCTCAGAAATATTCTTACTTCCTTCGATGACTTTGAAGGAAACGAGATTTTATCTGAAAGGGATTTTCAGGACTATCAGAGCATTTATATTGACCTGTATCAGGAATATAGAAAAGGTGCTGATGGTGACAAAGAAACTATCAATGATGACATAGTTTTCGAGATTGAACTGGTCAAACAGATAGAGGTAAATATTGACTACATCCTTATGCTTGTAGCCAAATATCAACAATCCAACTGTAAGGATAAAACCATTCTTACAACTATTGATAAGGCTATCAATTCAAGTATTGAACTTAGAAGCAAGAAAGAGCTTATCGAGCGTTTTATAGAGCAAGTCAATGTATCGACCAAAGTGGATGAGGATTGGCGAAAATTCCTCCACGAGCGTAAAGAAGCGGATATTTCAGCAATTATAGAAGAAGAAAGATTAAAGCCCGAAGAAACCCGCCGTTTTATCGACAATGCATTCCGAGACGGAATGCTTAAAACGACCGGTACAGATATTGATAAAATCATGCCACCTGTATCCCGCTTTGGCGGAGGCAGAGCTGCGAAAAAGCAAGGAATTATCGAAAAACTGATGTTATTCTTCGAGAAGTATTTAGGTTTGATATAG
- a CDS encoding molybdopterin-guanine dinucleotide biosynthesis protein MobB, whose protein sequence is MAFVFSVAGLKNSGKTSLCMALIPHLKREGLKILYIKHTHEKIIPSSKTDTGKILELKVPTVFWGEEGVRIESAKILSLSDFQYKMGYDFDLFLLEGGKELPCPKVWLGSPETCPTFVHGVVAYYSANLQSGDDKGEKDVFFKPGEELLLAKRIAYLCRQSQRGGVSLWVDGQAVPLNAFVSDFLAGGIKGMLSALKKIEHLDKDIDIHISIEKRE, encoded by the coding sequence ATGGCTTTTGTCTTTTCTGTAGCTGGCTTGAAGAATAGTGGAAAAACATCTTTATGCATGGCTCTTATTCCTCATCTTAAAAGAGAAGGGCTGAAGATTCTCTATATAAAGCATACTCATGAAAAAATAATCCCTTCGAGTAAAACTGACACGGGGAAAATATTGGAACTCAAGGTCCCTACTGTTTTTTGGGGGGAGGAAGGAGTACGCATAGAGTCTGCGAAAATCTTGTCCTTATCGGATTTTCAGTATAAGATGGGCTACGATTTCGATCTTTTTCTGTTAGAAGGAGGCAAAGAACTCCCCTGTCCGAAAGTATGGCTAGGTTCACCTGAAACATGCCCCACATTTGTGCATGGAGTGGTTGCTTATTACAGTGCCAACCTCCAGAGCGGGGATGATAAGGGGGAAAAAGATGTTTTTTTTAAACCAGGAGAAGAATTGCTTCTTGCCAAACGAATAGCGTATTTGTGTCGTCAATCTCAAAGAGGTGGTGTATCTCTCTGGGTTGATGGACAGGCGGTCCCTTTGAATGCTTTTGTTTCGGATTTTTTAGCTGGAGGAATAAAAGGGATGTTATCTGCCCTGAAAAAAATAGAACATCTCGATAAGGATATTGACATTCATATATCAATAGAAAAAAGGGAATAA
- a CDS encoding UvrD-helicase domain-containing protein, producing the protein MSGKLYIAAAGSGKTRKIINDSISTDKNVLILTYTITNEQQIISRIKEQMGIVPTNITICTWFSFLLKDGIRPYQGSRFKDRIDGIIFVNGQNNTYVKKTSNKYFESNNKIYTDKLSDCVIELNEKSDGKVFERISKMYDYIYVDEVQDMVGYDLEILKRLIATKTKVIMVGDPRQCTYSTHFERKYKKYGCGKIDEFLKNECKKLDIVIDEGTLSCTHRNNNLICEFANSLYPDRTPVGFIHKADDESKGVKIIDPKDVDFYLENNQAVQLRESVKIKVNNNYPCYNFGESKGLEFERVLIYPTNPMWNWIIDNSSELKEQSRARFYVAVTRAIDSVVIVRKDKRICDLPIIKF; encoded by the coding sequence ATGAGTGGGAAATTATATATTGCTGCAGCAGGTTCTGGTAAAACTAGAAAAATCATCAATGATTCAATTTCGACGGACAAGAATGTGTTAATTTTGACGTATACTATTACAAACGAGCAACAAATTATTAGTAGAATAAAGGAACAGATGGGCATAGTTCCAACTAATATCACGATTTGCACATGGTTTTCTTTCTTGTTAAAAGACGGTATTAGACCTTATCAAGGGAGTAGATTTAAAGACCGAATTGATGGAATTATATTTGTAAACGGACAAAATAATACGTATGTAAAGAAAACATCTAACAAATACTTTGAGTCAAACAATAAAATATATACTGATAAACTATCTGATTGTGTTATAGAGTTAAATGAAAAGAGCGATGGGAAAGTTTTTGAACGAATTTCTAAAATGTATGACTACATATATGTTGATGAAGTTCAAGATATGGTTGGTTATGATTTGGAGATATTAAAGCGGTTAATAGCCACCAAAACTAAAGTTATTATGGTTGGTGATCCTAGACAATGTACATATTCTACTCACTTCGAAAGAAAATATAAGAAATATGGTTGTGGGAAGATAGATGAATTCTTAAAAAATGAATGTAAAAAGTTAGATATTGTAATTGATGAGGGCACACTTAGCTGCACTCATAGAAATAATAATTTAATCTGTGAATTTGCAAATAGCCTGTATCCAGATAGAACTCCTGTGGGGTTTATTCATAAAGCAGATGATGAATCAAAGGGTGTTAAAATAATTGATCCCAAAGATGTGGATTTCTATTTAGAAAATAATCAGGCTGTGCAATTAAGAGAAAGTGTAAAGATAAAGGTTAACAACAATTATCCTTGTTATAACTTTGGAGAATCAAAAGGGTTGGAATTTGAAAGGGTACTAATCTACCCAACTAATCCCATGTGGAATTGGATAATTGATAATTCTTCGGAATTAAAAGAACAAAGTAGAGCGAGGTTTTATGTTGCAGTCACAAGAGCGATTGATAGTGTAGTAATTGTAAGAAAAGATAAAAGAATTTGTGATTTGCCGATTATAAAGTTTTAG
- a CDS encoding very short patch repair endonuclease, with amino-acid sequence MKKNKPMTRNENMARVKSKNTKPEIFLRKLLWHKGFRYRVNYKELPGSLDIYISKYKAAIFVNGCFWHMHENCKYSSILKNNHDFWKKKLEGNVERDKQNYSKLENMGIKVIVVWGCEIKNMMKDEVFSEELLNTISYEIINRVPDNT; translated from the coding sequence ATGAAGAAAAATAAACCTATGACCAGAAACGAAAACATGGCAAGAGTTAAAAGTAAAAATACAAAGCCTGAAATTTTTTTGAGAAAGCTTTTATGGCACAAGGGTTTCAGATATAGGGTAAATTATAAGGAATTGCCGGGAAGCCTGGATATTTATATTTCTAAATATAAGGCAGCGATATTTGTAAACGGTTGTTTTTGGCATATGCATGAAAACTGTAAATATTCGTCTATACTTAAGAATAATCACGACTTTTGGAAGAAGAAACTTGAAGGTAATGTCGAAAGAGATAAGCAAAATTACAGTAAACTTGAAAATATGGGCATTAAAGTAATAGTGGTTTGGGGATGTGAAATTAAAAATATGATGAAAGATGAAGTGTTTTCAGAGGAGTTACTTAATACTATTTCATACGAAATTATAAATAGAGTACCAGACAATACCTGA
- the guaA gene encoding glutamine-hydrolyzing GMP synthase, producing the protein MDNIIILDCGSQFTQLIARRIREMKVHSEILPWDTSIDEIKKRTPRGVIISGGPQSVHDEGSPTVSLDLFDLGVPVLGVCYGMQLLAKIFGGQVESGASREYGRTAIVVKNPEATLFMGISESFEVWMSHGDHIASLPEGFQLVAVTDKGVPAAFENRKRKIWGLQFHPEVAHTQNGTAILSKFLFDVCSCSGDWDLGNWIDTMVARIHKKTKGCQVICGLSGGVDSTVAAVLTAKAIGDRLECIFVNNGLLRHLEAERVLERYKALDLNVHYVDASHQFLQALRGVTDPERKRKIIGETFIRVFEAEASKIKDAEWLLQGTLYPDVIESGHKGKGASVIKSHHNVGGLPEDMKLKVLEPLRDLFKDEVRAIGRLLSVPPEIVDRQPFPGPGLAVRCLGEVTKERLDTLREADEIFREEFSKSDIYSSVWQAFCVLLPVRTVGVMGDSRTYSEVVALRAVESADGMTADWVRVPYDVLDRTARRICNTVKGINRVVLDVTSKPPSTIEWE; encoded by the coding sequence ATGGATAATATAATAATTCTTGACTGTGGTTCTCAGTTTACTCAATTGATTGCCCGCAGGATTCGAGAGATGAAAGTGCATAGCGAAATTCTCCCCTGGGATACTTCTATTGATGAAATCAAGAAGAGAACTCCTCGGGGCGTCATTATCTCTGGAGGTCCGCAAAGTGTTCATGACGAAGGAAGCCCTACCGTATCCTTAGACCTTTTCGATCTAGGAGTTCCAGTTCTGGGGGTCTGTTATGGTATGCAACTCCTAGCAAAAATTTTTGGTGGACAGGTAGAGTCGGGAGCTAGTCGTGAATATGGACGAACTGCCATAGTGGTAAAAAATCCAGAGGCAACTCTTTTTATGGGCATATCAGAATCTTTTGAGGTGTGGATGAGCCACGGAGATCATATTGCGTCTCTACCAGAAGGGTTCCAGCTCGTTGCCGTTACAGATAAAGGAGTTCCTGCAGCCTTTGAAAATAGAAAAAGAAAGATATGGGGGCTTCAATTTCATCCAGAAGTGGCCCATACTCAGAATGGTACGGCTATCCTCTCTAAATTCCTCTTCGATGTTTGTTCATGTTCTGGAGACTGGGATCTTGGAAACTGGATTGACACTATGGTGGCACGGATACACAAAAAAACGAAAGGTTGCCAGGTTATTTGTGGGCTTTCTGGCGGGGTTGATTCCACTGTAGCGGCTGTTTTAACTGCTAAAGCCATAGGTGACCGCTTAGAGTGTATTTTTGTAAATAATGGCTTGTTGCGACATCTGGAGGCTGAGAGAGTCCTTGAGCGATATAAGGCGCTCGATTTGAATGTTCATTACGTAGATGCCAGCCATCAGTTTTTGCAGGCCCTTCGAGGCGTGACAGATCCAGAACGTAAGAGAAAGATTATTGGGGAGACGTTTATTCGTGTTTTCGAAGCGGAAGCCTCTAAAATAAAAGATGCTGAATGGTTGCTTCAAGGGACCTTATATCCTGATGTCATTGAAAGTGGGCATAAAGGGAAAGGCGCTTCGGTTATTAAGAGCCATCATAATGTAGGCGGATTACCTGAAGATATGAAACTAAAAGTTCTTGAACCGTTAAGGGATCTCTTTAAAGACGAAGTCCGCGCTATAGGAAGACTCTTAAGCGTACCTCCCGAGATAGTGGATCGACAGCCTTTCCCCGGTCCGGGACTCGCTGTTCGCTGCCTTGGCGAGGTTACAAAAGAGCGCCTTGATACGCTGCGGGAAGCGGATGAGATTTTTAGGGAAGAGTTCTCAAAAAGTGACATTTATTCTTCTGTTTGGCAGGCTTTTTGCGTGTTGCTCCCAGTGAGAACTGTGGGAGTTATGGGAGATTCTCGAACATATTCAGAGGTGGTGGCCCTTCGAGCCGTAGAATCTGCAGATGGGATGACGGCTGATTGGGTACGAGTTCCGTATGATGTTCTCGATAGGACAGCAAGACGAATCTGTAATACTGTAAAGGGGATCAACAGGGTTGTTTTAGATGTAACAAGTAAGCCACCTTCCACTATTGAATGGGAATAA
- a CDS encoding AraC family transcriptional regulator, producing the protein MNIIKSFNNTIDYIETVIDDEIDEKKIAYLSGFSYPMFSRLFSILTETTLSEYIRGRRLTEAAISLRDTDKRIIDIAMMYGYESSDSFGTAFKNFHGFTPSEVRNGKPFKLVSRVQLALSVRGGRSMNITIQKKAAFTVAGINEQSINSSLCPSVWDKLYSKYSHDELAKLGGGQSLGVCHDVENPNTINYMAGYIVADKAKAKKMDLDILEVEEAEYAVVELRGSIPECIHQGWKYAMEVFFPEHGYVHSGSPDFEYYYEGDMHSKDYKMELWIPIVKA; encoded by the coding sequence ATGAATATTATTAAGTCGTTTAATAACACGATAGACTATATCGAAACAGTCATAGATGATGAAATAGACGAAAAGAAAATAGCTTATTTATCAGGGTTCTCATATCCTATGTTCAGCCGGTTGTTTTCTATATTAACTGAAACCACACTGTCAGAGTATATAAGAGGGAGAAGACTTACCGAAGCAGCTATATCATTAAGAGATACAGATAAAAGAATAATCGATATAGCTATGATGTATGGTTATGAATCATCGGATTCATTTGGAACAGCTTTTAAGAATTTTCATGGATTTACTCCTTCAGAGGTAAGGAATGGGAAACCATTCAAATTAGTTTCTAGAGTGCAATTAGCGCTGAGTGTAAGAGGAGGTAGAAGTATGAACATCACAATCCAAAAGAAAGCAGCATTTACAGTAGCAGGTATCAATGAACAAAGTATCAATTCATCTTTATGTCCGAGTGTATGGGATAAGCTATATTCAAAATATAGTCATGACGAATTAGCAAAACTTGGTGGAGGACAAAGTCTTGGAGTTTGCCATGATGTGGAAAATCCGAACACCATCAATTATATGGCTGGTTATATTGTTGCTGACAAAGCTAAAGCTAAAAAAATGGATCTGGATATTTTAGAAGTAGAAGAAGCTGAATATGCTGTTGTTGAGCTAAGGGGCAGTATTCCGGAATGTATTCATCAGGGTTGGAAATACGCAATGGAAGTGTTCTTTCCAGAGCATGGATATGTTCATTCAGGAAGTCCGGACTTTGAATATTATTATGAAGGAGATATGCACAGCAAAGATTATAAGATGGAATTATGGATTCCAATAGTTAAGGCATAA